A genomic window from Helicobacter pylori includes:
- the nusB gene encoding transcription antitermination factor NusB: MATRTQARGAVIELLYAFESGNEEIKKIAPSMLEEKKIKNNQLAFALSLFNGVLEKINEIDALIEPHLKDWDFKRLGSMEKAILRLGAYEIGFTPTQNPIIINECIELGKLYAEPNTPKFLNAILDSLSKKLAQKPLN; the protein is encoded by the coding sequence ATGGCGACACGAACTCAAGCCAGGGGGGCTGTGATTGAATTGTTGTATGCGTTTGAAAGCGGTAATGAAGAAATTAAAAAAATCGCCCCCAGCATGCTAGAAGAAAAAAAGATTAAAAACAACCAGCTCGCTTTCGCCTTAAGCCTTTTTAATGGCGTGTTAGAAAAAATCAATGAAATTGACGCTCTCATTGAACCGCATTTAAAAGATTGGGATTTCAAACGCTTAGGGAGTATGGAAAAGGCGATTTTACGCTTAGGAGCGTATGAAATTGGCTTCACGCCCACACAAAACCCTATCATCATCAATGAATGCATAGAGCTTGGCAAACTCTATGCTGAGCCTAACACCCCTAAATTTTTAAACGCCATCTTGGATTCTTTAAGCAAAAAACTCGCTCAAAAACCCTTGAATTAA
- a CDS encoding carbonic anhydrase, with the protein MKAFLGALEFQENEYEELKELYESLKTKQKPHTLFISCVDSRVVPNLITGTKPGELYVIRNMGNVIPPKTSYKESLSTIASIEYAIMHVGIQNVIICGHSNCGACGSIHLIDDEATKAKTPYIANWIQFLEPIKEELKDHPQFSSHSARRSWLTERLNVRLQLNNLLSYDFIQEKVSKNELKIFGWHYIIETGKIYNYNFESHFFEPIEETIKQRINHENP; encoded by the coding sequence GTGAAAGCATTTTTAGGGGCGCTAGAGTTTCAAGAGAACGAATACGAAGAGCTTAAAGAACTTTATGAAAGCTTAAAGACTAAGCAAAAGCCTCACACTTTGTTCATTTCTTGCGTGGATTCACGAGTCGTGCCTAATCTAATCACTGGCACCAAACCGGGCGAATTGTATGTGATCCGTAACATGGGCAATGTGATCCCCCCTAAAACAAGCTATAAAGAATCCCTTTCTACCATTGCGAGCATTGAATACGCTATCATGCATGTGGGCATTCAAAATGTTATTATTTGCGGGCATAGCAATTGCGGGGCTTGCGGGAGCATCCATCTGATTGATGATGAAGCCACCAAAGCCAAAACCCCTTATATCGCAAATTGGATACAATTTTTAGAGCCTATCAAAGAAGAATTAAAAGATCACCCGCAATTCAGCAGCCATTCTGCAAGGCGATCATGGCTTACGGAGCGTTTGAACGTGCGCTTGCAGCTCAACAACCTCTTAAGCTATGATTTTATCCAAGAGAAAGTGAGCAAGAATGAATTGAAAATTTTTGGTTGGCATTATATAATAGAGACAGGCAAGATTTATAATTATAATTTTGAAAGCCATTTTTTTGAACCCATTGAAGAAACCATTAAACAAAGGATAAACCATGAAAACCCCTGA
- the panC gene encoding pantoate--beta-alanine ligase produces MQVLETIATLREYRKSLKESVGFVPTMGALHKGHQSLIERSLKENPHTIVSIFVNPTQFGANEDFSAYPRPLEKDLALCETLGVNAVFAPKISEMYPYKAEQRLKLHAPTFLSHSLEGAMRKGHFDGVIQVVLRLFHLINPTRAYFGKKDAQQLLIIQHLVKDLLLDIEIAPCEIVRDSDRLALSSRNAYLNATERKQALAIPKALEKIQQAIDGGEKACETLQNLGLEILKNLEVDYLEFCNHKLEPLKIIEPTHTLILVAARAGKTRLLDNLWV; encoded by the coding sequence ATGCAAGTTTTAGAAACGATTGCCACTTTAAGAGAATATCGTAAAAGTTTGAAAGAAAGCGTTGGGTTTGTGCCGACTATGGGGGCTTTACACAAAGGGCATCAAAGCCTGATAGAAAGGAGTTTGAAAGAAAATCCTCACACGATTGTAAGCATTTTTGTCAACCCCACACAATTTGGGGCTAACGAAGATTTTAGCGCTTACCCTCGCCCTTTAGAAAAGGATCTGGCTTTATGCGAAACATTAGGCGTTAATGCGGTGTTTGCACCTAAAATCAGCGAGATGTATCCTTACAAAGCAGAGCAACGCTTAAAACTCCATGCCCCTACATTTTTATCCCATTCTTTAGAAGGAGCCATGCGTAAGGGGCATTTTGATGGGGTTATTCAGGTCGTGTTAAGGTTGTTCCATCTTATTAATCCCACTAGAGCGTATTTTGGTAAAAAGGACGCCCAACAGCTTTTGATCATCCAGCATTTGGTGAAAGATTTGCTTTTAGACATTGAAATAGCGCCATGCGAAATCGTGCGCGATAGCGATCGTTTAGCTTTAAGCTCTAGGAATGCATATTTGAATGCGACAGAAAGAAAACAAGCCCTAGCGATCCCAAAAGCTTTAGAAAAAATCCAGCAAGCCATAGATGGGGGCGAAAAAGCATGCGAAACGCTTCAAAACCTAGGGCTTGAGATTTTAAAAAATTTAGAAGTGGATTATTTGGAGTTTTGCAACCACAAACTAGAGCCTTTAAAGATCATAGAGCCAACTCACACGCTCATTTTAGTGGCGGCTCGCGCGGGTAAAACAAGGCTTTTAGACAATTTATGGGTGTAG
- a CDS encoding outer membrane protein, with translation MKKTNFTSLSLSLASSLLNAEDNGFFISAGYQIGEAAQMVKNTGEIQKLSDTYESLSNLLNNFSNLNRAVTNASSPSEINAAIDNLKANTQGLTGEKDNSPAYQAVSLALNAAVGLWNVIAYNVQCGPGKSGQQSVTFEGQPGYKSSSINCNLTHYNNGVSGPLSIDNFKVLNNAYQAIQQALKNGNGFPVLDGAGKKVTITITTQTNGQQDKTTTTTTTTTITNNAQTLLQEASKMISVLTTNCPWVNTAQDSNGGEPWGLNTTGNVCQVFATEFSAVTSMIKNAQEIVAQAQSLNTNQQNHQNAPQDFNPYTSSDRAFAQNMLNHADAQAKMLSLANQIKSDLNAIPTKFTTDYLAACRNGGGTLPNEGVTNNTWGAGCAYVQETITALDNSLAHFGSQEEQIKQAQLLARTILDFRGSLSNLNSTYNSITTTASNTPNAPFLKNLISQSTNPNNPGGLKTVYQINQSAYSQLLIATQELGHNPFRRIGLISSQTNNGAMNGIGVQVGYKQFFGEKKTWGLRYYGFFDYNHAYIKSSFFNSASDVFTYGVGTDVLYNFINDKTTKNSKISFGVFGGIALAGTSWLNSQYVNLATVSNVYSAKMNVANFQFLFNLGLRMNLAKLKKKASDHAAQHGVELGVKIPTINTNYYSFMGAKLEYRRLYSVYLNYVFAY, from the coding sequence ATGAAAAAAACTAACTTTACTTCTCTCTCTCTCTCTCTCGCTTCATCGCTTTTAAACGCTGAAGACAACGGCTTTTTTATAAGCGCAGGCTATCAAATCGGTGAAGCCGCTCAAATGGTGAAAAACACCGGCGAAATCCAAAAGCTCTCGGACACTTATGAGAGTTTGAGCAACCTTTTAAACAATTTCAGCAACCTCAATCGCGCGGTAACGAACGCGAGCAGCCCTTCAGAAATCAATGCTGCAATCGATAATTTAAAAGCCAACACGCAAGGTTTGACCGGCGAAAAAGACAATTCCCCGGCCTATCAAGCCGTCTCTTTAGCGCTCAATGCGGCGGTTGGGTTGTGGAATGTGATAGCTTATAATGTGCAATGCGGTCCTGGTAAGAGTGGGCAACAAAGCGTAACCTTTGAGGGTCAACCAGGGTATAAATCAAGTTCTATTAATTGTAATTTAACCCATTATAACAACGGAGTTAGCGGTCCTTTATCCATAGATAATTTTAAGGTGCTTAATAACGCTTATCAAGCTATCCAACAAGCCTTAAAAAACGGCAATGGGTTTCCTGTTTTGGATGGTGCAGGAAAAAAGGTAACTATAACAATAACAACACAAACTAATGGGCAACAAGATAAAACTACTACTACTACTACTACTACTACTATTACCAATAACGCCCAAACTCTTTTGCAAGAAGCTAGTAAAATGATAAGTGTCCTTACTACAAACTGCCCATGGGTAAATACCGCTCAAGATTCAAATGGGGGTGAACCGTGGGGGTTAAATACGACAGGGAATGTGTGTCAAGTTTTTGCCACCGAGTTTAGCGCTGTTACTAGCATGATCAAAAACGCCCAAGAAATCGTCGCGCAAGCTCAAAGCCTTAATACTAACCAACAAAACCATCAAAACGCGCCGCAAGATTTCAACCCTTACACTTCTTCTGACAGGGCTTTCGCTCAAAACATGCTCAACCATGCAGACGCGCAAGCCAAGATGCTCAGTCTGGCCAATCAAATCAAAAGCGATCTTAACGCTATCCCCACAAAATTCACCACAGACTACCTGGCAGCTTGCAGAAATGGGGGTGGGACATTGCCTAATGAAGGGGTTACTAACAACACTTGGGGAGCGGGTTGCGCGTATGTGCAAGAGACAATCACCGCTTTAGATAACAGCCTTGCGCATTTTGGCTCTCAAGAAGAGCAAATCAAGCAAGCTCAATTGCTGGCGCGCACCATACTTGATTTTAGAGGCAGTCTCAGTAATTTAAACAGCACTTATAACAGCATCACCACGACCGCTTCAAACACGCCTAATGCCCCATTCCTTAAAAATTTGATAAGCCAATCCACTAACCCTAATAACCCTGGGGGCTTAAAGACCGTTTATCAAATCAACCAGAGCGCCTATTCGCAATTACTAATCGCTACGCAAGAATTAGGGCATAACCCTTTCAGACGCATCGGTTTAATCAGCTCTCAAACCAACAACGGCGCGATGAACGGGATCGGCGTGCAAGTGGGCTATAAGCAATTTTTTGGCGAAAAGAAAACTTGGGGATTAAGGTATTACGGCTTCTTTGACTATAACCATGCTTATATCAAATCCAGCTTTTTCAACTCGGCCTCTGATGTGTTCACTTATGGGGTAGGGACAGATGTCCTTTATAACTTCATCAACGATAAAACCACTAAAAACAGCAAGATTTCTTTTGGGGTGTTTGGCGGTATCGCACTAGCTGGGACTTCGTGGCTCAATTCCCAATATGTGAATTTAGCGACCGTGAGTAATGTCTATAGCGCTAAAATGAATGTGGCGAATTTCCAATTCTTGTTCAATCTGGGCTTGAGAATGAATCTCGCTAAACTCAAGAAAAAAGCGAGCGATCATGCCGCCCAGCATGGCGTGGAATTAGGCGTGAAAATCCCCACCATCAACACGAACTACTATTCTTTCATGGGCGCTAAACTAGAATACCGCAGATTGTATAGCGTGTATCTCAACTATGTGTTTGCGTATTAA
- the groES gene encoding co-chaperone GroES — translation MKFQPLGERVLVERLEEENKTSSGIIIPDNAKEKPLMGVIKAVSHKISEGCKCVKEGDVIAFGKYKGAEIVLDGTEYMVLELEDILGIVSAGSCCHANSHDHKDHKHAEACCHDHKKH, via the coding sequence ATGAAGTTTCAGCCACTAGGAGAAAGGGTCTTAGTAGAAAGACTTGAAGAAGAGAACAAAACCAGTTCAGGCATCATCATCCCTGATAACGCTAAAGAAAAGCCTTTAATGGGCGTAATCAAAGCGGTTAGCCATAAAATCAGCGAAGGTTGCAAATGCGTTAAAGAGGGCGATGTGATCGCTTTTGGTAAATACAAAGGCGCAGAAATCGTTTTAGACGGCACCGAATACATGGTGTTAGAGTTAGAAGACATTTTAGGTATTGTGAGTGCAGGCTCTTGCTGTCATGCTAATAGCCACGATCATAAAGATCACAAGCATGCTGAAGCTTGCTGTCATGATCACAAAAAACACTAA
- the groL gene encoding chaperonin GroEL (60 kDa chaperone family; promotes refolding of misfolded polypeptides especially under stressful conditions; forms two stacked rings of heptamers to form a barrel-shaped 14mer; ends can be capped by GroES; misfolded proteins enter the barrel where they are refolded when GroES binds), with protein sequence MAKEIKFSDSARNLLFEGVRQLHDAVKVTMGPRGRNVLIQKSYGAPSITKDGVSVAKEIELSCPVANMGAQLVKEVASKTADAAGDGTTTATVLAYSIFKEGLRNITAGANPIEVKRGMDKAAEAIIGELKKSSKKVGGKEEITQVATISANSDHNIGKLIADAMEKVGKDGVITVEEAKGIEDELDVVEGMQFDRGYLSPYFVTNAEKMTAQLDNAYILLTDKKISSMKDILPLLEKTMKEGKPLLIIAEDIEGEALTTLVVNKLRGVLNIAAVKAPGFGDRRKEMLKDIAILTGGQVISEELGLSLENAEVEFLGKAGRIVIDKDNTTIVDGKGHSHDVKDRVAQIKTQIASTTSDYDKEKLQERLAKLSGGVAVIKVGAASEVEMKEKKDRVDDALSATKAAVEEGIVIGGGAALIRAAQKVRLNLHDDEKVGYEIIMRAIKAPLAQIAINAGYDGGVVVNEVEKHEGHFGFNASNGEYVDMFKEGIIDPLKVERIALQNAVSVSSLLLTTEATVHEIKEEKATPAMPDMGGMGGMGGMGGMM encoded by the coding sequence ATGGCAAAAGAAATTAAATTTTCAGATAGCGCGAGAAACCTTTTATTTGAAGGCGTGAGACAACTCCATGACGCTGTCAAAGTAACCATGGGGCCAAGAGGCAGGAATGTGTTGATCCAAAAAAGCTATGGCGCTCCAAGCATCACTAAAGACGGCGTGAGCGTGGCTAAAGAGATTGAATTAAGTTGCCCAGTCGCTAACATGGGCGCTCAATTAGTCAAAGAAGTAGCGAGCAAAACCGCTGATGCTGCCGGTGATGGCACGACCACAGCGACCGTGCTGGCTTATAGCATTTTTAAAGAGGGTTTGAGGAATATTACCGCTGGGGCTAACCCTATTGAAGTGAAAAGAGGCATGGACAAAGCCGCTGAAGCGATCATTGGTGAGCTTAAAAAATCCAGTAAAAAAGTGGGCGGTAAAGAAGAAATCACTCAAGTAGCGACCATTTCTGCAAACTCCGATCACAATATCGGGAAACTCATCGCTGACGCTATGGAAAAAGTGGGCAAAGACGGCGTGATCACCGTTGAAGAGGCTAAGGGGATTGAAGATGAACTAGATGTCGTAGAAGGCATGCAATTTGATAGAGGCTATCTCTCCCCTTATTTTGTAACAAACGCTGAGAAAATGACCGCTCAATTGGATAACGCTTACATCCTTTTGACGGATAAAAAAATCTCTAGCATGAAAGACATTCTCCCCCTATTAGAAAAAACCATGAAAGAGGGCAAACCGCTTTTAATCATCGCTGAAGACATTGAAGGCGAAGCTTTAACGACTCTAGTGGTGAATAAATTGAGAGGCGTGTTGAATATCGCAGCGGTTAAAGCTCCAGGCTTTGGGGACAGAAGAAAAGAAATGTTAAAAGACATCGCTATTTTAACCGGCGGTCAAGTCATCAGCGAAGAATTAGGCTTGAGTCTAGAAAACGCTGAAGTGGAGTTTTTAGGCAAAGCCGGAAGGATTGTGATTGACAAAGACAACACCACGATCGTAGATGGCAAAGGCCATAGCCATGATGTCAAAGACAGAGTCGCGCAAATCAAAACCCAAATTGCAAGCACGACAAGCGATTACGACAAAGAAAAATTGCAAGAAAGATTGGCTAAACTCTCTGGCGGTGTGGCTGTGATTAAAGTGGGCGCTGCGAGTGAAGTGGAAATGAAAGAGAAAAAAGACCGGGTTGATGACGCGTTGAGTGCGACTAAAGCAGCTGTTGAAGAAGGCATTGTGATTGGTGGCGGTGCGGCTCTCATTCGCGCGGCTCAAAAAGTGCGTTTGAATTTGCACGACGATGAAAAAGTGGGCTATGAAATCATCATGCGCGCCATTAAAGCCCCATTAGCTCAAATCGCTATCAACGCTGGTTATGATGGCGGTGTGGTCGTGAATGAAGTGGAAAAACACGAAGGGCATTTTGGCTTTAACGCTAGCAATGGTGAATATGTGGACATGTTTAAAGAGGGCATTATTGACCCCTTGAAAGTAGAAAGGATCGCCTTACAAAATGCGGTTTCGGTTTCAAGCCTGCTTTTAACCACAGAAGCCACCGTGCATGAAATCAAAGAAGAAAAAGCAACCCCAGCAATGCCTGATATGGGTGGCATGGGCGGTATGGGAGGCATGGGCGGCATGATGTAA
- the kdsA gene encoding 3-deoxy-8-phosphooctulonate synthase has protein sequence MKTPETKTPKKVLIAGPCVIESLDNLKSIATKLQPLAHNERLDFYFKASFDKANRTSLESYRGPGLEKGLEMLQAIKDAFGYKILTDVHESYQASIAAKVADILQIPAFLCRQTDLIVEVSQTNAIINIKKGQFMNPKDMQYSVLKALKTRDKSIQTPTYENALANGVWLCERGSSFGYGNLVVDMRSLKIMREFAPVIFDATHSVQMPGGANGKSSGESSFAPILARAAAAVGIDGLFAETHVDPKNALSDGANMLKPDELENLVTDMLKIQNLF, from the coding sequence ATGAAAACCCCTGAAACAAAAACCCCTAAAAAAGTTTTAATCGCTGGGCCATGCGTCATTGAGAGTTTAGATAATTTAAAAAGCATCGCTACGAAGTTGCAACCCTTAGCCCATAACGAGCGGTTGGATTTTTATTTTAAGGCGAGCTTTGATAAGGCGAACCGCACGAGTTTGGAAAGTTACAGAGGGCCTGGATTAGAAAAGGGCTTAGAAATGTTACAGGCTATCAAAGATGCATTTGGTTATAAGATTTTAACCGATGTGCATGAGAGCTATCAAGCAAGCATAGCGGCCAAAGTAGCGGATATTTTACAAATCCCGGCGTTTTTGTGCCGGCAAACGGATTTGATTGTGGAAGTGAGTCAAACTAACGCCATTATTAACATTAAAAAAGGGCAATTCATGAACCCAAAAGACATGCAATATTCTGTCTTAAAAGCCCTTAAAACAAGGGATAAGAGCATTCAAACCCCCACTTATGAAAACGCTTTAGCTAATGGCGTGTGGCTGTGCGAAAGGGGGAGCAGCTTTGGGTATGGGAATTTAGTGGTGGATATGCGCTCTTTAAAAATCATGCGAGAATTTGCCCCGGTGATTTTTGACGCTACCCATAGCGTGCAAATGCCAGGGGGCGCGAACGGGAAAAGCTCAGGAGAAAGCTCTTTTGCCCCTATTTTAGCCAGAGCCGCAGCTGCGGTGGGCATTGATGGATTGTTTGCAGAAACGCATGTTGATCCTAAAAACGCCTTAAGCGATGGGGCGAACATGCTCAAACCTGATGAACTTGAAAATTTAGTAACCGATATGTTAAAAATCCAAAATTTATTTTAA
- the pyrF gene encoding orotidine-5'-phosphate decarboxylase, with the protein MQLCVSLDLEEKKDNLSLLKELKGLDLWAKVGLRSFIRDGAVFLDEIRKIDGNFKIFLDLKLYDIPYTMANAALECAKLDIDMLTVHLSSGKIALTTLMQRLNALEKRPLIMGVSALTSFSEEEFLSVYNAPLKTQAVKLSAMGKESGIDGVVCSVFESLAIKESLGKGFLTLTPGIRLNKSDKEDQERVANAKEAKQNLSDFIVVGRPIYQAKEPREVALELLKDC; encoded by the coding sequence ATGCAATTATGTGTCTCGCTAGACTTGGAGGAAAAAAAGGATAACCTTTCTTTATTAAAAGAACTGAAAGGCTTAGATTTATGGGCTAAAGTGGGGCTTAGATCGTTTATAAGAGATGGGGCTGTTTTTTTAGATGAGATCAGAAAGATTGATGGGAATTTTAAGATTTTTTTAGATTTGAAGCTCTATGATATTCCTTATACGATGGCAAATGCCGCATTAGAATGCGCGAAATTAGACATTGATATGCTCACCGTGCATTTAAGTAGTGGCAAAATCGCGCTAACAACCTTAATGCAACGCCTGAACGCTCTTGAAAAACGCCCCTTGATCATGGGCGTGAGCGCTTTAACGAGCTTTAGCGAAGAGGAATTTTTGAGCGTGTATAACGCTCCTTTAAAAACTCAAGCGGTAAAATTAAGCGCTATGGGTAAAGAGAGCGGTATTGATGGGGTGGTGTGTTCGGTGTTTGAAAGTTTGGCGATTAAAGAAAGTTTGGGTAAGGGCTTTTTGACTTTAACCCCTGGTATAAGACTCAATAAAAGCGATAAAGAAGATCAAGAAAGGGTGGCTAACGCTAAAGAAGCTAAACAAAATTTAAGCGATTTTATCGTGGTGGGCCGCCCCATTTACCAAGCTAAAGAGCCTAGAGAAGTGGCTTTAGAGCTTTTAAAGGATTGTTGA
- the ribH gene encoding 6,7-dimethyl-8-ribityllumazine synthase, with protein sequence MQLIEGKLQLQGNERIAIVTSRFNHIITDRLQEGAIDCFKRHGGDEDLLDLVLVPGAYELPLILDKLLESQKYDGVCVLGAIIRGGTPHFDYVSAEATKGIANTMLKYSMPVSFGVLTTDNIEQAIERAGSKAGNKGFEAMSTLIELLSLCQTLKG encoded by the coding sequence ATGCAACTCATAGAAGGGAAATTACAACTGCAAGGGAATGAAAGAATCGCTATTGTAACCTCGCGCTTCAACCACATTATCACAGACAGGTTACAAGAAGGGGCGATTGATTGCTTTAAAAGGCATGGGGGCGATGAGGATCTTTTAGATCTCGTGCTAGTGCCTGGGGCTTATGAATTGCCTTTGATTTTGGACAAATTGTTAGAGAGCCAAAAATACGATGGCGTGTGCGTTTTAGGAGCGATCATTAGAGGGGGGACTCCGCATTTTGACTACGTGAGCGCGGAAGCGACTAAGGGCATTGCCAACACGATGTTAAAATATAGCATGCCGGTAAGCTTTGGGGTGCTTACCACAGACAACATTGAACAAGCGATTGAAAGAGCGGGCAGTAAAGCCGGTAATAAGGGCTTTGAAGCGATGAGCACCCTCATTGAATTATTGAGCTTGTGCCAAACTCTCAAGGGTTAA